One Amycolatopsis sp. NBC_00355 genomic window carries:
- a CDS encoding TetR/AcrR family transcriptional regulator, with protein MPPVTRQAYFEAALKVLAEHGFTELNVGRLCRDLGVTSGSFYHHFGGWPGFVEQLLDHWENRQVLILRERDFGTGGPSADFAALMDLTLGLHHEAEAAIRAWGMNDESVRAAQKRVDEARVRTVGRAVKGIVGDRALARTLTSLGMAMLVGHQQLASAGEHSELAALLAEYTRLVHSRGS; from the coding sequence ATGCCGCCGGTCACGCGGCAGGCCTACTTCGAGGCCGCGCTGAAGGTGCTGGCCGAGCACGGGTTCACCGAGCTGAACGTCGGCCGGCTCTGCCGCGACCTCGGCGTCACGAGCGGGTCGTTCTACCATCACTTCGGCGGCTGGCCGGGCTTCGTGGAGCAACTGCTGGACCACTGGGAGAACCGGCAGGTGCTGATCCTGCGCGAGCGGGACTTCGGCACCGGCGGGCCGTCGGCGGACTTCGCCGCGCTGATGGACCTGACCCTCGGCCTGCACCACGAGGCCGAGGCGGCCATCCGGGCGTGGGGGATGAACGACGAGAGCGTGCGCGCGGCGCAGAAACGCGTCGACGAGGCCCGCGTCCGGACGGTCGGCAGGGCGGTCAAGGGCATCGTCGGCGACCGTGCGCTGGCCCGGACGCTGACGTCGCTGGGAATGGCGATGCTCGTCGGGCACCAGCAGCTCGCGTCGGCGGGGGAGCACAGCGAGCTGGCGGCGCTGCTGGCCGAGTACACCCGGCTGGTGCACTCCCGCGGCTCGTGA
- a CDS encoding TIGR03618 family F420-dependent PPOX class oxidoreductase has translation MEIDRGADFRAFWTERRLASLTTVRPDGTPHVVAVGVTVDFEAGLARVITFDSSVKARLTRAAGADGIAVAVCQLEGPKWSTLEGRAVLRDDPESVRDAENRYAARYRQPKPNPQRVVLEITVNRILGNA, from the coding sequence ATGGAGATCGACCGCGGCGCGGACTTCCGCGCCTTCTGGACCGAACGGCGCCTGGCGTCCCTGACGACCGTCCGCCCGGACGGCACCCCGCACGTCGTCGCGGTCGGCGTGACCGTCGACTTCGAAGCCGGCCTCGCCCGGGTGATCACGTTCGACTCGTCGGTCAAGGCCCGGCTGACCCGGGCCGCGGGCGCCGACGGGATCGCGGTCGCCGTCTGCCAGCTCGAAGGCCCGAAGTGGTCCACTTTAGAGGGACGCGCGGTGTTGCGCGACGACCCGGAATCCGTGCGGGACGCGGAAAACCGCTACGCCGCGCGCTACCGCCAGCCGAAGCCGAACCCGCAGCGGGTGGTCCTCGAGATCACCGTGAACCGGATCCTCGGCAACGCCTGA